A portion of the Sulfuricurvum kujiense DSM 16994 genome contains these proteins:
- a CDS encoding response regulator transcription factor yields the protein MSQIILVSESALFTKRFGTNLSDLGYSWIPFEQVEFHEKGKNDYIILVDIQSVPMTFRDLGEFLKEYPYPMLVLTPIPTFEEGYPLLRMGIKGYANLHLGSVNLENALSVLESGGSWFDPGFMNDLIRRIDYQGASQGMDGDLEKLSEREQEIGRYVAQGLSNYQIAQTIEITERTVKAHLLSCYKKLGLNDRVSLALWFKKRDHA from the coding sequence ATGTCTCAAATTATCCTTGTCAGCGAATCGGCACTTTTTACGAAGAGATTTGGAACCAACCTTTCCGATTTAGGATATTCCTGGATCCCCTTCGAGCAGGTTGAATTTCATGAAAAAGGGAAGAATGATTACATTATCCTTGTCGATATCCAATCGGTTCCGATGACGTTTCGTGATTTGGGAGAATTTTTAAAAGAGTATCCTTATCCTATGTTGGTACTGACTCCGATCCCAACTTTTGAAGAGGGATATCCGCTTCTTCGGATGGGGATTAAAGGGTATGCCAATCTCCATCTAGGCTCTGTTAATCTAGAAAATGCGTTAAGTGTGCTCGAATCGGGAGGAAGCTGGTTTGATCCAGGGTTTATGAATGATTTGATTCGCCGTATCGATTATCAGGGTGCTTCTCAGGGAATGGACGGAGATTTAGAAAAGTTGAGCGAACGTGAACAAGAGATTGGGCGTTATGTAGCTCAAGGGCTTAGCAACTATCAAATAGCACAGACGATTGAGATAACGGAGCGTACCGTCAAAGCCCATTTGCTCTCATGCTATAAAAAACTGGGGTTGAACGATCGTGTAAGTCTTGCTTTATGGTTCAAAAAGAGAGACCATGCGTAA
- a CDS encoding SulP family inorganic anion transporter, with translation MFLLSTKQEWFGNIRGDILAGMVVALALIPESIAFSIIAGVDPKVGLYASFCIATVIAFVGGRAGMISAATGAMALLMVTLVKEHGLQYLMAATLLTGMLQILAGYFKLGSLMSFVSRTVVIGFVNALAILIFMAQLPELTNVTWHVYALTAGGLAIIYLFPYLPKIGQMIPSPLVSILVITAVTVMMGINVHTVGDMGSLPDTLPIFLWPEVPFNFDTLKIIFPYSAALAAVGLLESLMTSTIVDDMTDTDSDKNRECKGQGIANIASGCIGGMAGCAMIGQSVINVKSGGRGRLSTLVAGVLLLIMVVFMSDFIKIIPMAALVAVMIMVSIGTFNWASIKGLKTLPLSTNIVMLSTVIVVVWTHNLALGVFTGVLLASLFFANKISHFMYWDKSYEETSSTRVYKFIGQIFFNSADRFADAFDYKEDVKNVIIDVSRAHFWDISAVYALDKAVIKLRNTGKEVEVVGQNEATRTIIDRFGIHDKPSEIEKVMGGH, from the coding sequence ATGTTTTTACTGTCTACCAAACAAGAGTGGTTTGGCAATATACGCGGCGATATCCTCGCCGGTATGGTTGTGGCTTTGGCACTGATTCCTGAGTCGATCGCTTTTTCGATTATCGCGGGTGTTGATCCGAAAGTGGGGTTGTACGCTTCGTTTTGTATCGCGACGGTGATCGCGTTCGTCGGAGGGCGTGCCGGGATGATATCGGCAGCCACGGGGGCGATGGCGCTGCTCATGGTGACATTGGTCAAAGAACACGGGCTGCAGTATCTGATGGCGGCGACCTTGCTGACCGGAATGTTGCAGATTTTGGCAGGGTATTTCAAACTGGGAAGTTTGATGAGTTTCGTCTCCCGTACCGTCGTGATCGGGTTTGTGAATGCGTTGGCGATCCTTATTTTTATGGCGCAGCTTCCCGAACTTACCAACGTGACATGGCATGTTTACGCATTGACGGCGGGGGGATTGGCGATCATCTACCTCTTTCCGTATCTCCCTAAGATCGGGCAGATGATCCCTTCTCCGCTTGTCAGTATTTTGGTGATAACGGCTGTGACGGTGATGATGGGGATTAATGTTCATACGGTCGGGGATATGGGATCGCTTCCGGACACGTTGCCGATCTTTTTATGGCCGGAAGTCCCGTTCAATTTCGATACCTTAAAAATCATTTTTCCATACTCGGCGGCATTGGCGGCGGTCGGATTACTGGAGTCTCTGATGACCTCGACGATCGTGGACGATATGACCGATACCGACAGCGATAAAAACCGCGAGTGCAAAGGGCAGGGGATCGCCAATATCGCTTCAGGGTGCATCGGAGGGATGGCAGGATGCGCGATGATCGGCCAGTCGGTTATCAACGTCAAATCGGGCGGCCGCGGCCGTCTCTCTACCCTCGTGGCCGGAGTTTTGCTGCTGATTATGGTCGTCTTTATGTCCGATTTCATCAAAATCATCCCGATGGCGGCGCTGGTCGCGGTGATGATCATGGTCTCTATCGGGACGTTTAACTGGGCGTCGATCAAAGGGCTGAAAACTTTGCCGCTCTCAACCAATATTGTGATGCTCTCAACCGTCATTGTTGTCGTCTGGACCCATAATCTCGCACTAGGTGTCTTTACGGGGGTATTGCTCGCCTCATTGTTTTTTGCCAATAAAATCAGCCATTTTATGTACTGGGACAAATCGTACGAAGAGACGAGCAGTACACGGGTTTACAAATTTATCGGGCAGATCTTTTTTAACTCTGCGGATCGTTTCGCCGATGCGTTTGATTACAAAGAGGATGTCAAAAATGTCATCATCGATGTCAGCCGCGCCCACTTTTGGGATATTTCGGCGGTGTATGCGCTGGATAAAGCGGTGATAAAGCTCCGAAATACGGGCAAAGAGGTTGAAGTGGTAGGGCAGAACGAAGCGACCCGAACCATCATCGACCGTTTCGGTATCCACGATAAACCCTCGGAAATCGAAAAAGTGATGGGCGGACATTAA